The following coding sequences are from one Nicotiana tomentosiformis chromosome 3, ASM39032v3, whole genome shotgun sequence window:
- the LOC138908478 gene encoding uncharacterized protein gives MTEDKDITAQINEYHKLIEDLKSEEISLPEQFVAGKEIATRTNLMEDNKQQNKSNNRYDKRNGYKPKTNNQTFKKKGNCFVCGKPGYHAAQCRKRDGNDCPAKVKVNLTEAKADDIIAAVVFQVNLVANVKDWVLDSGATRHICANKKDFVSYIQIEEGEQVVYLGDSKTTPVLGKGKVLLKLTFGKTLALNDVLHVPSIRANLVFMELLGKVGVEGEAILSACHSQNRISYKKMGKTPYELWKGCYPPNLKYLKVWGYLAKVMLPDPKKRKIGSKTSDCMFIGYAESSAAYRFLVVKSDVLEHNTIVETKNTKFFENIFLLKFENIPDAPIISSDNISHVPIIQNDFESEALRRSKRSRKEKSFGNDFYTYLVDNDPLTYSETISSSDASFWKEAIDV, from the exons CGAACAGTTTGTTGCTG GAAAGGAGATTGCTACAAGAACCAACCTTATGGAGGACAACAAGCAGCAGAACAAATCAAACAACAGGTATGATAAAAGAAATGGTTATAAACCCAAAACCAACAATCAAACCTTCAAGAAAAAAGGCAACTGCTTTGTGTGTGGCAAACCTGGCTACCATGCTGCTCAATGTCGGAAAAGGGATGGGAATGACTGCCCCGCTAAGGTTAAAGTAAATTTAACTGAAGCTAAAGCGGATGACataattgcagcagttgttttcCAAGTGAACCTTGTGGCCAATGTGAAAGATTGGGTGTTAGATTCTGGTGCCACTAGACACATATGTGCTAACAAAAAAGATTTTGTGTCTTACATCCAAATTGAGGAAGGAGAACAGGTTGTATATCTTGGTGACTCAAAGACTACTCCAGTTCTTGGAAAAGGCAAAGTTCTTCTCAAACTCACATTTGGCAAAACTTTGGCATTGAATGATGTGTTGCATGTTCCTAGTATCCGAGCCAATTTGGTCTTTATGGAATTATTAGGAAAAGTAGGGGTGGAG GGTGAAGCCATTTTATCTGCTTGTCATTCACAAAATAGAATTTCCTATAAGAAAATGGGTAAAACTCCTTATGAGTTGTGGAAGGGCTGCTATCCACCtaatttgaaatatttgaaagTGTGGGGGTACCTTGCCAAAGTTATGTTGCCCGAtcctaagaaaagaaaaataggatCTAAAACATCTGATTGTATGTTTATTGGGTATGCTGAAAGTAGTGCAGCATATAGATTTTTAGTAGTCAAAAGTGATGTGCTTGAACATAATACTATTGTTGAAacaaaaaatactaaattttttgaaaatatttttcttttaaaatttgaGAATATTCCTGATGCTCCTATTATTTCAAGTGATAATATTTCACATGTTCCAATTATTCAAAATGATTTTGAAAGTGAGGCCTTAAGAAGAAGCAAAAGATCAAGGAAAGAAAAATCTTTTGGTAATGATTTTTATACTTATCTTGTGGATAATGATCCTTTAACATATTCTGAAACTATTTCTTCGTCTGATGCCTCATTTTGGAAAGAAGCTATTGATGtataa